A window of Clostridium novyi genomic DNA:
ACTAAATATCCGTTTCTATCTATATGAAAATGTCCATCTCTAGTATATAAATTTTGATTATTTACTCTATCATTACGAGATACAACAAAAAAACCATTACCTTGTATTGCAAAATCAGTACTTTTGCCTGTATCTTCTAATACACCTTGAGAATAATTGGTACATGTTTCATCTATTTTGCTTCCCATAGAAAGCTCCCCAATATCATTTCTTACATTTTTCCCTCTTACAACCTTATCATAATTATGTAACATAACATCTTGAAATTTTCTAGTTATTAAATCATCTTTTTTATACCCAACAGTTGTTGAATTAGCTAAATTATTACTTATAACATCTTGTATAGCTTCTTGATTTATTAAACCAGATACAGCAGTATATATCCCTCTAATCATTTTTTCACATCCTTACTTTTCATATTTGTAGTTGGAGGCATAGTTTGTATTACTTTATGTTCATCCTTATATTCCATTCCATACTCTCTTGCCTTCATTTCTATTTTATACCTAGATAAATTAAATTGTATTTTGGTATTGATCATAAATAAGGTTGAAATGATAATACCGAGACCTATACCTATTAGCACTTTTCTATCACTTAAAAAATTAACTACATTTTTTATTTTAGATATAATTCTCTTATTAATAATATTTCCCCCTTACCAACTTTAAGAATATCAGCTATTTCTTCTACACTTAGCCCTTTGTCTATAAGTTCTTGTACTTGTTTTAATTTTAAGCTATTAGTTTCTTCATAACTATCCAGATTACTTTCTTTAAGTTCTTGGTCATTTTTAATATTCTTAACTTTGTTAAAATCAATATCCACAATATCCTCTATTTTATCGTTATTATTTTTATTTTCTTTATGATATTCTAAATTATTTTTATGTATACTGTCTTTATTATCTATGTTCTTTTTTAAATATAATATTTCTGTTTGAAGTTCAAGTAATGTTTCCGCAAACTCTTTTCTAAGTTTTCCAATTTCTATCTGAACTTCTTGTAAGTTTATTTCTTCTTTATTAAGTATGCCTTTAAAAGAATTTTTTTCCTTATTTATTGTTCTAACATTAATAAATATCAACAAAAATCCAATGATTAAAAGCATTATAGATGTTCCCATAAAAATTCCTTTCTAAATTTCATATTTAAGTTTCCCTAACATTTTTCTTAAATGAACTATTGCTCTACTATGTAATTGACATACCCTTGATTCTGAAACTCCAAGAACAATTCCAATTTCTTTTAAAGTCATTCCTTCATAATAATATAAAGATAAAACTGTCTTATCTTTATCATTTAACATATCTAATGCTTTTGCTAAATACTCAAGTCTTTCTTGATCCTCAAAGTCTTTTTCAGGATTTGGACTTTTTTCATCTTCTATAGTACCCATTAATGAGATATCATCATCTTCTGAAAATATCAAATCCTCTAAAGATACAACAGATATATAATTTATAAAATTTTCTATCTCTCCCACTTCATTTACTGTCATTTCTAATTCTTCAGCTATATCTTTAATATTAGGTTCTGTTAAATTCCTTTTTTGTAATGTCTCAATTGCACTATTGTATTTATTTAACTTATCCATAGCCCCTTTTGAAATAGGACTATTTTTTCTTATCTCATCTATCATAGATCCTCTTATTCTAATAGATGCATATGTAGAAAATTTCATTCCCTTACTTTCATCAAATTTATTTAAGGCATCCATAAGCCCAATCATACCATAACCTAGCAAATCCTCAAATTCAATGTATTTACTTTTACCAATAATAACTCTAGAAGCTATATATTTTACAAGTGGTA
This region includes:
- a CDS encoding FliA/WhiG family RNA polymerase sigma factor, producing MSIASNVDMREHIVKKYIPLVKYIASRVIIGKSKYIEFEDLLGYGMIGLMDALNKFDESKGMKFSTYASIRIRGSMIDEIRKNSPISKGAMDKLNKYNSAIETLQKRNLTEPNIKDIAEELEMTVNEVGEIENFINYISVVSLEDLIFSEDDDISLMGTIEDEKSPNPEKDFEDQERLEYLAKALDMLNDKDKTVLSLYYYEGMTLKEIGIVLGVSESRVCQLHSRAIVHLRKMLGKLKYEI
- a CDS encoding flagellar hook-basal body complex protein gives rise to the protein MIRGIYTAVSGLINQEAIQDVISNNLANSTTVGYKKDDLITRKFQDVMLHNYDKVVRGKNVRNDIGELSMGSKIDETCTNYSQGVLEDTGKSTDFAIQGNGFFVVSRNDRVNNQNLYTRDGHFHIDRNGYLVNGSGDKVMGKNLTNGAISPINILVNNSPARMACNDMGEIYLNGKPAFKIQVVNFENYKSLRKIQDNLYSGTNPKETNDVIVKQNYLEKSNVNVMAEVSDMMMTMRNFESNQKVVQALDETLGKTVNEVGRV